A DNA window from Jaculus jaculus isolate mJacJac1 chromosome 1, mJacJac1.mat.Y.cur, whole genome shotgun sequence contains the following coding sequences:
- the Ssrp1 gene encoding FACT complex subunit SSRP1, which produces MAETLEFNDIYQEVKGSMNDGRLRLSRQGIIFKNSKTGKVDNIQAGELTEGIWRRVALGHGVKLLTKNGHVYKYDGFRESEFEKLSDFFKTHYRLELMEKDLCVKGWNWGTVKFGGQLLSFDIGDQPVFEIPLSNVSQCTTGKNEVTLEFHQNDDAEVSLMEVRFYVPPTQEDGVDPVEAFAQNVLSKADVIQATGDAICIFRELQCLTPRGRYDIRIYPTFLHLHGKTFDYKIPYTTVLRLFLLPHKDQRQMFFVISLDPPIKQGQTRYHFLILLFSKDEDISLTLNMNEEEVEKRFEGRLTKNMSGSLYEMVSRVMKALVNRKITVPGNFQGHSGAQCITCSYKASSGLLYPLERGFIYVHKPPVHIRFDEISFVNFARGTTTTRSFDFEIETKQGTQYTFSSIEREEYGKLFDFVNAKKLNIKNRGLKEGMNPSYDEYADSDEDQHDAYLERMKEEGKIREENANDSSDDSGEETDESFNPGEEEEDVAEEFDSNASASSSSNEGDSDRDEKKRKQLKRAKMAKDRKSRKKSAEVKKGKDPNAPKRPMSAYMLWLNASREKIKSDHPGISITDLSKKAGEIWKGMSKEKKEEWDRKAEDARREYEKAMKEYEGGRGESSRRDKSKKKKKVKVKMEKKSTPSRSSSSKSSRQLSDSFKSKEFVSSDESSSGENKSKKKRRRSEDSEEEEEEELASTPSSEDSASGSDE; this is translated from the exons ATGGCAGAGACCCTGGAGTTCAACGACATCTATCAGGAAGTGAAAGGGTCTATG AATGATGGGCGGCTGCGACTGAGCCGCCAGGGTATCATCTTCAAGAACAGCAAGACGGGCAAAGTGGACAACATCCAGGCTGGGGAGTTGACTGAAGGCATCTGGCGGCGGGTTGCCCTGGGTCATGGAGTTAAACTGCTCACAAAGAACGGCCATGTCTATAAGTATGATGGCTTCCGAGAGTCG GAGTTTGAGAAACTCTCTGATTTCTTCAAAACTCATTATCGGCTTGAGCTAATGGAGAAAGACCTGTGTGTGAAGGGCTGGAACTGGGGGACAGTGAAGTTTGGTG GGCAGCTGCTTTCCTTTGACATTGGTGACCAGCCAGTTTTTGAGATACCCCTAAGTAATGTGTCTCAGTGTACTACCGGCAAGAATGAGGTGACGCTGGAATTCCATCAGAATGATGATGCAGAGGTGTCTCTTATGGAGGTTCGCTTCTATGTCCCTCCCACCCAGGAAGATGGTGTGGACCCTGTTGAG GCTTTTGCCCAGAATGTACTGTCCAAGGCAGATGTAATCCAGGCCACTGGAGATGCCATCTGCATCTTCCGGGAGCTGCAGTGTTTGACACCTCGTGGTCGTTATGACATTCGGATCTACCCCACCTTTCTGCACTTGCATGGCAAGACCTTTGACTACAAGATCCCCTACACCACAGTTCTACGTCTCTTTTTGCTTCCCCACAAAGACCAGCGGCAAATGTTCTTTGTG atcagcctggatccCCCCATTAAGCAGGGCCAAACTCGTTACCActtcttgatcctcctgttttCCAAGGACGAGGACATCTCCTTGACTCTCAACATGAATGA GGAAGAGGTGGAGAAGCGCTTTGAGGGTCGGCTTACAAAGAACATGTCAGGATCCCTGTATGAGATGGTCAGCCGGGTCATGAAAGCACTTGTGAACCGCAAGATCACTGTCCCAGGCAACTTCCAAGG GCACTCTGGGGCTCAGTGCATCACTTGCTCCTACAAGGCCAGCTCAGGACTCTTGTACCCACTGGAGCGGGGCTTCATCTATGTCCACAAGCCACCCGTGCACATCCGCTTTGATGAGATCTCCTTTGTCAACTTTGCCCGTGGCACCACCACCACTCGTTCCTTCGACTTTGAGATTGAGACCAAGCAGGGTACTCAGTATACCTTCAGCAGCATTGAACG GGAGGAGTATGGAAAACTGTTTGATTTTGTCAATGCGAAAAAACTTAACATCAAAAACCGAGGATTGAAAGAG GGCATGAACCCAAGCTATGATGAATATGCCGACTCAGATGAAGATCAGCATGATGCCTACTTGGAAAGGATGAAGGAAGAGGGCAAGATTCGGGAGGAGAATGCCAATGATAGCAGTGATGACTCAGGAGAAGAAACAG ATGAATCGTTTAACCCAggtgaagaggaagaagatgTGGCAGAGGA GTTCGACAGCAACGCTTCTGCCAGCTCCTCCAGTAATGAAGGTGACAGTGACCGGGATGAGAAGAAGCGAAAGCAATTGAAAAGAGCTAAGATGGCCAAGGATCGCAAGAGCCGCAAGAAGTCTGCAGAG GTGAAGAAAGGCAAAGATCCCAATGCCCCTAAGAGACCCATGTCTGCATACATGCTGTGGCTTAATGCCAGCCGAGAGAAGATCAAGTCAGACCATCCTGGTATCAGCATCACAGATCTTTCCAAGAAGGCAGGCGAGATCTGGAAGGGGATGtccaaagagaagaaagag GAGTGGGACCGCAAGGCTGAGGATGCCAGGAGGGAATACGAGAAAGCCATGAAAGAATACGAAGGAGGACGAGGCGAGTCTTCCAGGAG GGACAagtcaaagaagaagaagaaagtgaaagtaaaaatggaaaagaaatccaCCCCTTCTCGAAGCTCATCATCCAAGTCATCAAGGCAGCTAAGTGACAGCTTCAAGAGTAAAGAATTTGTGTCCAGTGATGAGAGCTCTTCTGGAGAGAACAAGAGTAAAAAGAAGAGGAGGCGGAGTGAG GACtctgaagaagaagaggaagaagaactaGCCAGTACTCCCAGCTCAGAGGACTCGGCGTCAGGATCTGATGAGTAG